Proteins encoded in a region of the Rhodococcus sp. SBT000017 genome:
- a CDS encoding alpha/beta hydrolase: MKHVESAFVGVHGTRIVYDVWTPETTPTGIVVLAHGLAEHAGRYRHVIERLGSLSFVVYAPDHRGHGRSGGKRVSLEKWSDFTDDLHTLFGIAAAEHPNQRTFLLGHSMGGAVALSYALDHQGDLDGLMLSGPAVAPSVGQPKALVAVGKVLGRFLPAIPVLKLDPDLVSRDRDVVDAYVADPLGYHGTVPAGLAAAMLGVGETFPARLPSLKIPVLLQHGTADGLADVSGSELIAELAGSDDLTLKTYDGLFHEVFNEPEKERVLDDLVDWLRPRVHTGAVSS; this comes from the coding sequence ACACCGACCGGGATCGTTGTGCTGGCTCACGGCCTGGCCGAGCACGCTGGCCGGTACCGGCACGTCATCGAACGGCTGGGCTCGCTCAGCTTTGTCGTCTACGCGCCAGACCACCGCGGACACGGGCGATCCGGTGGCAAACGGGTGTCGCTGGAGAAGTGGTCCGACTTCACCGACGACCTACACACGCTGTTCGGCATCGCAGCCGCCGAACATCCGAATCAGCGCACCTTCCTGCTCGGCCACAGCATGGGCGGTGCCGTCGCACTGTCGTACGCACTCGACCATCAGGGCGACCTCGACGGTCTGATGCTGTCCGGGCCCGCAGTGGCACCGAGCGTGGGACAGCCGAAAGCCCTGGTGGCGGTGGGCAAGGTCCTCGGACGTTTCCTACCGGCAATTCCCGTGCTGAAGCTCGACCCCGATCTCGTCTCGCGCGATCGAGATGTGGTCGACGCCTATGTCGCCGATCCGCTGGGTTACCACGGCACCGTCCCGGCGGGCCTGGCCGCAGCCATGCTCGGCGTAGGCGAAACCTTCCCGGCACGGTTGCCGTCGCTGAAGATTCCGGTGCTGCTCCAGCACGGGACTGCGGACGGACTGGCCGATGTCTCGGGCAGCGAACTCATCGCCGAACTCGCCGGATCGGACGACCTGACCCTGAAAACGTACGACGGGCTGTTCCACGAGGTGTTCAACGAACCGGAGAAGGAGCGCGTACTCGACGACCTCGTCGACTGGCTGCGCCCACGTGTACACACCGGCGCTGTAAGTTCCTGA